A genomic segment from Papilio machaon chromosome 10, ilPapMach1.1, whole genome shotgun sequence encodes:
- the LOC106707984 gene encoding short-chain specific acyl-CoA dehydrogenase, mitochondrial-like isoform X1: MVSGALFKSVKSSLSLVQCAKTSVSRVRTFTSVLNDQQREIQELAKQFSDEQLKPNARKLDLEARFPFDQIKRLTDMGFMGMTVEEAYGGRELDYLSVAVAVEELSRGCASTGMIMSLHNFLYANLVNEKGTPQQKEIFLCDFTRGSIGCFALSEPDAGSDVASIKTTATFDGDHVILNGKKSWVSSAIEGSALIVFATVDPELRHKGLACFLVPMDAEGVFRGKKQPLMSVSEFDRAVTACDVTFEEVRIPKTYMVGQVGEGFKIAMEQLDQARIGIAAHAVGIAQAALDTAIDYAKEREAFGKKLTRLSSVKDRLTEMSIMTETARLLTYRAATQVSTKNSSMAKYVAGKNATAVADHCVQILGGRGLATTHNAERHYRDARGTQIYGGVTDIQKRLVGHYLLKEHDAL; encoded by the exons ATGGTATCCGGTGCGCTCTTTAAGTCTGTGAAAAGTtctt TGTCATTGGTACAATGTGCAAAGACATCTGTATCCAGAGTGAGAACATTCACAAGTGTATTGAACGATCAGCAACGTGAAATTCAGGAATTAGCAAAGCAATTTTCAGATGAACAGCTCAAGCCAAATGCTAGGAAATTAGATTTGGAAGCGAGATTCCCCTTTGACCag atcaAACGCCTCACTGACATGGGCTTTATGGGCATGACAGTGGAAGAGGCGTACGGAGGTCGAGAGCTCGACTACCTATCGGTGGCCGTAGCAGTCGAGGAGCTGTCCCGGGGCTGCGCCAGCACCGGCATGATTATGAGCCTCCATAACTTCCTCTATGCTAACCTGGTCAATGAAAAAGGCACACCGCAACAGAAGGAAATATTTCTATGTGATTTTACTAGGGGATCCATCGGATGTTTCGCACTAAGTGAACCGG ACGCAGGCAGTGACGTAGCCAGTATAAAAACTACAGCGACCTTCGATGGTGACCACGTGATTTTGAATGGCAAGAAGAGCTGGGTATCTTCTGCTATTGAGGGATCTGCGCTCATTGTGTTTGCTACTGTAGACCCTGAGCTACGACACAAAGGACTAGCGT gtttccTCGTTCCAATGGACGCAGAAGGAGTATTCAGAGGGAAGAAACAACCCCTGATGAGTGTCAG CGAATTTGACAGGGCCGTGACGGCGTGTGACGTCACATTCGAGGAGGTGCGGATACCTAAGACCTACATGGTTGGTCAGGTAGGCGAAGGATTCAAAATCGCAATGGAACAGTTGGACCAAGCGAGGATAGGCATCGCCGCCCACGCTGTGG gTATAGCCCAAGCGGCTCTGGACACTGCTATTGATTATGCCAAGGAAAGGGAAGCTTTTGGTAAAAAGCTGACAAGGCTATCTTCAGTTAAG GATCGTCTGACCGAGATGAGTATAATGACGGAGACTGCTCGACTGCTGACGTACCGAGCAGCGACGCAAGTCAGCACCAAGAACAGTTCAATGGCGAAGTACGTCGCGGGCAAGAACGCTACTGCCGTCGCCGACCATTGTGTACAGATACTCGGTGGTCGCGGACTTGCCACCACGCACAACGCCGAGAGGCATTACAG GGATGCAAGAGGTACGCAGATATACGGAGGAGTGACGGACATACAGAAGCGTCTCGTCGGCCATTACCTGCTGAAGGAACACGACGCTCTCTGA
- the LOC106707984 gene encoding short-chain specific acyl-CoA dehydrogenase, mitochondrial-like isoform X2 produces MVSGALFKSVKSSLSLVQCAKTSVSRVRTFTSVLNDQQREIQELAKQFSDEQLKPNARKLDLEARFPFDQIKRLTDMGFMGMTVEEAYGGRELDYLSVAVAVEELSRGCASTGMIMSLHNFLYANLVNEKGTPQQKEIFLCDFTRGSIGCFALSEPDAGSDVASIKTTATFDGDHVILNGKKSWVSSAIEGSALIVFATVDPELRHKGLACFLVPMDAEGVFRGKKQPLMSVRAVTACDVTFEEVRIPKTYMVGQVGEGFKIAMEQLDQARIGIAAHAVGIAQAALDTAIDYAKEREAFGKKLTRLSSVKDRLTEMSIMTETARLLTYRAATQVSTKNSSMAKYVAGKNATAVADHCVQILGGRGLATTHNAERHYRDARGTQIYGGVTDIQKRLVGHYLLKEHDAL; encoded by the exons ATGGTATCCGGTGCGCTCTTTAAGTCTGTGAAAAGTtctt TGTCATTGGTACAATGTGCAAAGACATCTGTATCCAGAGTGAGAACATTCACAAGTGTATTGAACGATCAGCAACGTGAAATTCAGGAATTAGCAAAGCAATTTTCAGATGAACAGCTCAAGCCAAATGCTAGGAAATTAGATTTGGAAGCGAGATTCCCCTTTGACCag atcaAACGCCTCACTGACATGGGCTTTATGGGCATGACAGTGGAAGAGGCGTACGGAGGTCGAGAGCTCGACTACCTATCGGTGGCCGTAGCAGTCGAGGAGCTGTCCCGGGGCTGCGCCAGCACCGGCATGATTATGAGCCTCCATAACTTCCTCTATGCTAACCTGGTCAATGAAAAAGGCACACCGCAACAGAAGGAAATATTTCTATGTGATTTTACTAGGGGATCCATCGGATGTTTCGCACTAAGTGAACCGG ACGCAGGCAGTGACGTAGCCAGTATAAAAACTACAGCGACCTTCGATGGTGACCACGTGATTTTGAATGGCAAGAAGAGCTGGGTATCTTCTGCTATTGAGGGATCTGCGCTCATTGTGTTTGCTACTGTAGACCCTGAGCTACGACACAAAGGACTAGCGT gtttccTCGTTCCAATGGACGCAGAAGGAGTATTCAGAGGGAAGAAACAACCCCTGATGAGTGTCAG GGCCGTGACGGCGTGTGACGTCACATTCGAGGAGGTGCGGATACCTAAGACCTACATGGTTGGTCAGGTAGGCGAAGGATTCAAAATCGCAATGGAACAGTTGGACCAAGCGAGGATAGGCATCGCCGCCCACGCTGTGG gTATAGCCCAAGCGGCTCTGGACACTGCTATTGATTATGCCAAGGAAAGGGAAGCTTTTGGTAAAAAGCTGACAAGGCTATCTTCAGTTAAG GATCGTCTGACCGAGATGAGTATAATGACGGAGACTGCTCGACTGCTGACGTACCGAGCAGCGACGCAAGTCAGCACCAAGAACAGTTCAATGGCGAAGTACGTCGCGGGCAAGAACGCTACTGCCGTCGCCGACCATTGTGTACAGATACTCGGTGGTCGCGGACTTGCCACCACGCACAACGCCGAGAGGCATTACAG GGATGCAAGAGGTACGCAGATATACGGAGGAGTGACGGACATACAGAAGCGTCTCGTCGGCCATTACCTGCTGAAGGAACACGACGCTCTCTGA
- the LOC106708021 gene encoding toll-like receptor 3 produces MRAIIILTFNFLILNVNGQEVEADGVTEEVQKLIKLCSFCTCSEIPDIDGTHLVFNILCSELDRIQNVADLDKIQWPENPNGLKISAAFEGLGLNTLGRLPPNAQVESLRFSNNAIKTYWPDPFNDVPNLKRLSFSQNELMEITPDLFTNIEHLEELDLSYNKLTDFNVLDFKFLHNLKRLNLQSNLIKKMPIEVLSPMILLEDLDLSKNGIYDLLLQKSESEPFKVVKRLSLSGNRIRSVTKESFPLNNSIELLDLSNNVIEIVEENAFITCVNLRELNLGQNNITFTFALPPSLQIAILKINTLYHWPTFPGGITYIDISYNRLSDMYNENQVEFDNLEILNIGGNQIKDINIENKLPKLYSLDISYNLIKEIPKCLNSQILPKLEELRLDGNPIEDIYFKNILSLKNLYLNDMHKLVIVKDKAFSNVIGRGDETTNERNCFYLYMSSCGSLSEIQEGAFDATSLCMIDISKNNLTRLSKDLLDWRSLNEGADLQYNPWECSCPLQWVLDDLLPILYKSNSRLLTELRCGSPRGYEGLRLVHWYNWTEPAMCSDMMMRAGPHGTYILQPSTDSGPKFNYLIIILVACITVALLIAIALFVYLMRNRRRHKLRQAALKRKRQTAADVKNSNGLQKEKFGSFNKA; encoded by the exons ATGCGCGccataataattttgacgtttaactttttaattttgaatgtcaACGGTCAAGAGGTCGAAGCGGACGGTGTTACGGAGGAAGtgcaaaaattaataaaattgtgttcgtTTTGTACGTGCAGTGAAATACCAGATATCGACGGTACTCATTTAGTGTTCAATATATTGTGTTCTGAGTTGGATAGGATACAGAATGTCGCAGATTTGGATAAGATTCAATGGCCGGAGAACCCCAATGGATTGAAAATTTCCGCCGCTTTTGAAGGTTTGGGACTCAACACACTTGGCAg ATTACCTCCAAATGCACAAGTGGAAAGTCTTAGGTTTAGTAATAACGCAATTAAGACGTATTGGCCGGATCCTTTTAATGATGTACCCAATCTGAAAAGGCTATCGTTCTCACAAAACGAGCTAATGGAAATAACACCAGATCTATTCACGAATATAGAACATTTAGAGGAACTGGATTTATCGTACAACAAGTTAACAGATTTCAATGTATtagattttaagtttttacataatttaaagagATTGAATTTACAAAGTAATCTTATAAAGAAGATGCCCATCGAAGTTTTGAGCCCAATGATTTTGTTGGAGGATTTAGATTTAAGCAAGAACGGAATTTACGATCTTTTGCTACAAAAGAGTGAGAGCGAGCCatttaaagttgttaaaagATTGAGTTTAAGCGGGAATAGAATAAGATCCGTGACCAAGGAGTCATTTCCTCTAAATAATAGTAT TGAACTTCTAGACTTATCAAACAATGTGATAGAGATCGTAGAAGAGAACGCATTTATCACTTGCGTCAATTTGAGAGAATTGAACCTTGGGCAGAACAACATAACGTTCACTTTCGCACTGCCGCCATCACTGCAGATTGCCATATTGAAAATCAACACTTTATACCACTGGCCCACATTTCCTGGCGGCATCACTTACATAGATATTTCTTACAATAGATTATCGGATATGTATAACGAAAATCAAGTTGAGTTTGATAATTTAGAG ATTCTTAATATAGGAGGTAatcaaataaaagatataaatatagaaaacaaacTACCAAAGTTATACAGTTTAGACATATCTTACaacttaataaaagaaataccaaaatgtttaaacagTCAGATATTACCGAAATTGGAGGAATTGCGTTTAGATGGCAACCCTATAgaggacatttattttaaaaacattctatCGTTGAAGAATTTATACTTGAACGATATGCACAAGTTGGTGATTGTAAAGGATAAAGCTTTCAGTAATGTTATTGGTAGAGGTGATGAAACTACGAACgaaagaaattgtttttacttgTACATGTCCAGCTGCGGTTCTTTGAGTGAAATACAAGAGGGCGCTTTTGATGCGACATCGTTGTGTATG ATCGACATAAGCAAAAACAATTTGACCCGACTGTCGAAGGACCTGCTCGATTGGCGGTCGCTAAACGAGGGCGCAGATCTGCAGTATAACCCTTGGGAGTGCTCCTGCCCGCTGCAGTGGGTGCTGGATGATCTCCTGCCGATACTGTATAAAAGCAACTCGAGACTGCTCACTGAACTCAG ATGTGGGTCGCCGCGGGGCTACGAGGGGCTGCGGCTGGTGCACTGGTACAACTGGACGGAGCCCGCCATGTGCAGCGACATGATGATGCGCGCGGGACCACACGGCACTTACATC TTACAACCGTCAACGGACTCGGGTCCCaagttcaattatttaataataatattagttgcGTGCATCACTGTAGCGTTGTTGATAGCGATCGCACTGTTCGTATACTTgatgcgcaacagacggcgaCACAAACTGCGACAGGCAGCGCTCAAACGTAAGCGACAAACTGCCGCAGATGTTAAAAACAGCAATGGATTGCAAAAAGAAAAGTTCGGATCGTTTAATAAAGCTTAA
- the LOC106713348 gene encoding sulfide:quinone oxidoreductase, mitochondrial, with product MNNFILRLQNTKIISTSIRSLSLSASLNKNYSCKLLVVGGGSGGCTIAAKFAKRLKKDSVIVLEPSTKHYYQPLFTLVGAGVKPVSATCRSEKSVLPAAAKWIRDSAQSIDADNCHVTTVNGDVINYEYIVIAVGLNNDYSKVPGLREALQDENSGVSTIFDAAYCEKTWRDMQRFKGGNAIFTYPNSPIKCPGAPQKIAYLADSYFNKVNVRSKANIVYNTCLPVIFGVKKYADVLLKVVERKNIQVNYKTVLKQLDHTKREAVFYCTEDTTKELTMPYDMLHVAPPMRTPDFLSNSPGIVDSAGFLTVDKYTLQHEKYPNMYGIGDCTNTPNSKTAAAIAKQSYVLEHNLLQTMKRDQPTEQYNGYGACPLVTSYHTCIIAEFLYDGVPRETLRRCKVVIVGGGAGGCSIAWRLARLLRGKDIIVLEPSEVHFYQPMFSLVGAGIKPYSDSHRPVQTLLPEDVIWLKDHAEGFDPSLNVVHTRWGKKVHYEFMVLAVGLKNDYDKIPGLVKALDDPESCVNSTYSAQYCEKTWRCVRSFGGGHALFTFPRQVGKCSGAALKIMFLSDDYWRRQKLEERTNITFVTGSNVLFGVQKYSAALNKITADKNIAVNRSLDLMELNKTGATFITDNGQCITLPYNFLHVTPPMSPPNCLTASPQLIADEGYLNVDKYTLQHKLYPNIYGVGDCINTTNSKTAAAVARQSYVVARNLLKTMEGKPPVVKYEGYGACPVMTSYVRGILAESVYDKKPCETFPFDQSNEHKLIGFLTKTYLPYLYWNKLIKGKWNGPLTLRKIINPLRK from the exons atgaataatttcatattgcGACTACAAAACACTAAAATAATCTCAACATCTATTAGAAGTTTGTCTTTATCAGCTtctctgaataaaaattattc ATGCAAACTGCTAGTGGTCGGAGGAGGATCAGGAGGCTGTACTATAGCTGCTAAATTCGCCAAAAGACTTAAAAAAGATTCTGTCATTGTTTTGGAGCCTAGTACG AAACACTACTATCAACCATTGTTCACGCTGGTGGGTGCTGGTGTGAAGCCAGTGTCGGCTACGTGTAGGTCTGAAAAGAGCGTGCTACCGGCCGCCGCCAAATGGATTCGGGATTCCGCGCAGAGTATTGATGCTGATAACTGTCACGTCACCACAGTGAACGGTGACGTCATCAACTACGAGTACATTGTTATCGCGGTCGGCTTGAACAATGACTATAGCAAG GTGCCTGGTCTAAGGGAGGCTCTGCAGGATGAGAACAGTGGTGTGTCGACTATATTCGACGCGGCGTACTGTGAGAAGACATGGCGCGATATGCAGAGGTTCAAGGGCGGTAACGCCATCTTCACTTACCCCAACTCACCTATCAAATGCCCCGGTGCGCCGCAGAAGATTGCCTACCTTGCTGATTCATATTTCAATAAG GTGAATGTCCGTTCAAAAGCTAACATAGTATACAACACGTGCCTGCCGGTGATATTTGGTGTCAAGAAGTACGCAGATGTTCTTCTTAAGGTTGTGGAGAGGAAGAACATTCAGGTCAACTACAAGACTGTACTGAAGCAGCTCGACCACACCAAGAGAGAGGCGGTCTTCTACTGCACTGAGGATACTACTAAG GAGTTAACAATGCCATACGACATGTTGCACGTGGCGCCCCCAATGCGCACGCCGGACTTTCTGAGCAACAGTCCTGGTATAGTGGACTCGGCGGGCTTCCTCACTGTTGACAAGTACACGCTGCAGCACGAAAAGTATCCGAATATGTACGGCATCGGAGATTGCACTAACACGCCTAACAGCAAGACTGCCGCAGCTATCG cAAAACAAAGCTACGTGTTAGAACACAATCTGCTGCAGACAATGAAGAGGGACCAGCCCACGGAGCAGTACAACGGGTACGGCGCCTGCCCCCTCGTCACCTCCTACCACACCTGCATCATCGCAGAGTTCCTATACGACGGTGTACCAAGAGAAACATTAC gtagaTGCAAAGTTGTAATAGTTGGAGGCGGTGCCGGCGGCTGCAGTATAGCGTGGAGACTAGCACGACTATTGAGAGGCAAAGATATCATCGTTTTAGAGCCATCTGag GTTCATTTCTACCAGCCAATGTTTTCGCTTGTCGGAGCTGGTATAAAGCCGTATTCAGATAGTCATAGACCTGTGCAGACGTTATTACCAGAGGATGTGATATGGCTCAAAGATCACGCAGAAGGATTCGATCCTAGCCTTAACGTGGTACACACGCGGTGGGGCAAGAAGGTTCATTACGAATTTATGGTGCTAGCGGTCGGACTAAAAAATGACTACGATAag ATTCCAGGTCTAGTGAAGGCATTGGATGATCCCGAAAGTTGTGTCAATTCGACGTATAGTGCACAGTACTGCGAGAAGACGTGGCGCTGCGTGCGTAGCTTCGGCGGCGGCCACGCGCTCTTCACCTTCCCAAGACAGGTCGGCAAGTGCTCAGGGGCCGCGCTCAAGATTATGTTCCTCTCTGATGATTATTGGAGACGG CAAAAACTAGAAGAGAGAACAAACATAACATTTGTGACGGGCAGTAACGTACTGTTCGGGGTACAGAAGTACTCTGCGGCGCTCAACAAAATAACAGCCGACAAGAATATAGCTGTCAATCGGAGCTTAGATTTAATGGAGCTTAACAAAACAGGCGCTACTTTCATCACTGATAATGGACAG TGCATAACGTTGCCATACAATTTCTTACACGTGACCCCTCCCATGTCTCCACCCAACTGTCTGACTGCGAGCCCACAGCTGATCGCTGACGAGGGCTATCTAAACGTCGACAAGTACACCCTGCAGCACAAGTTGTACCCCAATATTTACGGTGTAGGAGACTGTATCAATACGACAAATAGTAAAACTGCAGCCGCTGTTG cacGTCAAAGTTACGTAGTGGCacgtaatttgttaaaaacgaTGGAGGGTAAGCCTCCTGTTGTTAAATACGAAGGGTACGGCGCTTGTCCCGTGATGACGTCATACGTTAGGGGCATACTCGCCGAATCTGTTTATGACAAGAAACCTTGCGAGACGTTCCCATTTGATCAA AGCAATGAACACAAACTTATCGGTTTTTTAACTAAGACATACCTACCATATTTGTATtggaacaaattaataaaaggaaaGTGGAATGGACCTTTAACGTTGCGCAAAATAATCAAccctttaagaaaataa
- the LOC106713347 gene encoding histone H2A deubiquitinase MYSM1, producing MADEDEIDILGDFSFNSCLAQNNQGIPSCSDREDTVHPQWLLDSTATNWYDNQNKNNNRSKDGPLRKLSGNNTRKIQFVESETSWSQEERDILKKEMEKYGQNSHKIAQSLKTKTTAEIQALIEVEHGVNLETQAIGVLKHEEFDNIPVVVQEEVILDDIITIQDSIDMVSTALPTIPVTKKSPKKKHYVKSSKSLLKPDILDLKEPSLVAINPSEIFYDDDLNVGSTESIGTEIDAGDAVLQNLAKQHKEKVKGGKKIGNHRRKVSRNYDKSKSKDLLKSPQGRQRIDSGVPEDEKSPKMQIVLGSGQALPVSEGEQVIKIEKKKDSDPESDIEIDIDSDKEEIKELNSIQHTNNSAECEDRLRLIKKETPAAVPIRKFEPMPKRRKRFNLDGGGGCTIMHTAAGDMYEVAPEPRRERPPRKPPIHLMRCRVYNDDKPAPCTVSLNVSALIAMDAHAHTSRGEVMGLLGGVVCAAPPPAPPPAPPSAPPRLLIAAYSRAAAANARTHCDMDPVSQSMAAEELRGRGLEVCGWHHSHPSFPSAPSALDLRSQRALQAALERASPHPHTPHTPFLALITSQHWPPGRDASQYTCFRVEEDGDSKEEDTPAGYQLSVRVEADVCAGDVPRVLRELHALRHEHTRDDLLAVDLTRDVCPHAGLTYLDKLISSVSRHLRSAGYSDDDAVTTRLLRGIREVFR from the exons ATGGCGGATGAAGACGAAATTGACATTCTTGGAGATTTTTCGTTTAATTCTTGTTTGGCCCAAAATAATCAGGGAAT CCCTTCCTGTTCAGATAGGGAAGACACAGTACATCCTCAATGGCTGCTTGACTCAACTGCTACAAACTGGTATgataaccaaaataaaaacaataatag gTCCAAAGATGGACCTTTGCGTAAGTTGTCAGGAAATAATACAAGAAAGATACAATTTGTAGAATCTGAAACTTCATGGAGTCAAGAAGAAAGAGACAttcttaaaaaagaaatg gaAAAATATGGTCAAAACAGTCATAAAATAGCACAATCACTGAAAACAAAGACTACAGCTGAAATACAAGCATTGATTGAAGTTGAACATGGAGTTAACCTGGAGACGCAAGCAATAGGAGTATTGAAACATGAGGAATTTGACAATATACCAGTTGTTGTACAAGAAGAAGTTATTTTGGATGATATAATAACTATCCAAGACTCTATAGATATGGTTTCAACAGCACTTCCAACTATACCTGTTACAAAGAAATCACCCAAAAAGAAACATTATGTGAAATCATCAAAAAGCCTACTAAAACCTGATATTCTAGATTTAAAAGAACCAAGTCTAGTTGCTATAAATCCATCAGAAATATTCTATGATGATGATCTAAATGTTGGTTCAACTGAATCTATTGGTACAGAAATTGATGCAGGTGATGctgttttacaaaatttagcAAAGCAACATAAAGAAAAGGTAAAAGGTGGAAAGAAAATAGGTAATCATAGAAGGAAAGTTTCTAGGAATTATGATAAATCTAAAAGTAAGGACTTATTGAAGTCACCACAAGGTAGACAAAGGATTGATTCTGGTGTACCTGAGGATGAGAAGAGTCCTAAGATGCAGATTGTCTTAGGTTCGGGACAAGCTTTGCCTGTATCGGAAGGTGAACAAGTT attaAAATTGAGAAAAAGAAAGATTCTGATCCTGAGAGTGATATAGAGATAGATATTGACAGTGacaaagaagaaataaaagaactaAACAGCATCCAACATACAAATAATTCAGCAGAATGTGAAGATAGATTAagactaattaaaaaagaaacaccaGCAGCTGTACCAATAAGAAAGTTTGAACCAATGCCAAAAAGGAGGAAGAGATTTAATTtg gATGGTGGGGGAGGTTGTACAATAATGCACACAGCGGCGGGTGACATGTACGAGGTTGCTCCGGAGCCGCGCCGCGAGCGCCCGCCTCGCAAACCTCCTATACATCTAATGCGTTGTCGCGTTTACAATGATGACAAACCG GCGCCGTGCACTGTGTCGCTAAATGTGTCAGCACTGATCGCGATGGATGCGCACGCGCACACGTCACGCGGAGAAGTGATGGGGCTGCTGGGGGGCGTGGTATGTGCGGCCCCGCCCCCAGCCCCGCCCCCTGCCCCGCCCTCAGCCCCGCCCCGCCTGCTCATCGCCGCCTAcagccgcgccgccgccgccaacGCCCGCACACACTGCGACATGGATCctg TGTCTCAGTCTATGGCAGCGGAGGAGCTGCGTGGGCGTGGGCTGGAGGTGTGCGGTTGGCATCACTCACATCCCTCCTTCCCCTCCGCGCCCTCAGCACTAGACCTGCGCTCGCAGCGCGCCCTACAGGCGGCACTGGAGCGAGCCTCGCCCCACCCCCACACCCCCCACACACCCTTCCTCGCCCTCATCACCTCGCAGCACTGGCCGCCAGGACGTGACGCCTCACAGTACAC ATGTTTCCGTGTAGAAGAAGATGGTGATAGCAAAGAGGAAGACACTCCGGCAGGATATCAGCTGAGTGTGCGCGTGGAGGCGGACGTGTGCGCCGGCGACGTGCCGCGTGTACTGCGCGAGTTACACGCGTTGAGACATGAGCATACACGCGATGATCTCCTCGCTGTGGATCTGACGAGAGATGTTTGCCCTCACGCCGGTCTCACATACTTAGATAag TTAATATCGAGTGTGTCACGACATCTTCGCTCTGCGGGCTACAGCGACGATGACGCGGTGACGACGCGGTTGTTGCGCGGCATACGCGAGGTCTTCAGATGA